A genomic window from Shewanella vesiculosa includes:
- a CDS encoding transcriptional regulator GcvA gives MSRRLPPLNAVKAFEAAARHLSFTRAAEELFVTQAAVSHQIKALEDFLGLKLFRRKNRSLLLTEEGQSYFLDIKDIFIELGEATNRLLARSAVGSLTVSMSPSFAIQWLVPRLAKFSEKNPDIDVRIKAVDSDASSLTDDVDVAIYYGQGNWPGLRADKLRNEVLIPVCSPLLLNGPKPLTLPSDLKFHTLLHDSNRQDWQAWFRQCGVTDINVNQGPIFSHSSLVLQAAAHGQGVALGYSVLARPDIKAGRLVCPFSEVLVSKDAYYLVCQQNHSEIGKISAFREWMVDMFAEESRSELLTG, from the coding sequence ATGTCTAGACGATTACCTCCTTTGAATGCAGTTAAAGCATTTGAAGCTGCAGCAAGACATTTGAGCTTTACCCGCGCTGCAGAAGAGTTGTTTGTCACTCAAGCTGCTGTGAGTCATCAAATTAAGGCGTTAGAAGATTTTTTAGGGCTAAAGCTGTTTAGACGTAAAAATAGATCATTATTGTTAACAGAAGAGGGCCAAAGCTATTTTCTGGACATTAAAGATATTTTTATTGAGCTAGGAGAAGCGACAAATCGCTTGCTTGCTCGTAGTGCCGTCGGTTCGTTAACTGTGAGTATGTCACCGAGTTTTGCGATCCAATGGTTAGTGCCGCGTTTAGCTAAATTTAGTGAAAAAAATCCTGATATTGATGTGCGTATCAAAGCGGTAGACAGTGATGCAAGTTCGTTAACTGATGATGTAGATGTCGCTATTTATTATGGTCAAGGAAATTGGCCGGGTTTACGTGCAGACAAATTGCGTAATGAAGTGCTTATTCCGGTATGTTCGCCACTCTTACTCAATGGTCCTAAGCCACTAACGCTACCGAGCGATTTGAAGTTTCATACCCTACTGCACGACTCTAACCGTCAGGATTGGCAGGCATGGTTTAGGCAATGTGGCGTGACAGATATTAATGTCAATCAAGGGCCGATATTTAGCCATTCTTCATTGGTATTGCAAGCTGCAGCGCATGGCCAGGGAGTTGCTTTAGGTTATAGCGTACTTGCTCGGCCAGACATTAAAGCGGGGCGCTTAGTGTGTCCGTTTTCTGAAGTATTGGTTAGCAAAGATGCCTATTACTTAGTCTGCCAACAAAACCATTCTGAAATAGGCAAAATTTCAGCCTTTAGAGAGTGGATGGTGGACATGTTTGCAGAGGAGTCTCGAAGTGAACTGCTTACCGGATAA
- a CDS encoding DUF423 domain-containing protein — translation MNKGLLLFATFSGFLAVALGAFAAHGLKTIAPPELVNIFKLGVDYQFYHTFGLIALAFSAHWIPSKLINWAAYSFIAGIIFFSGSLYLYAFTGAKWIGPITPIGGLCFLVGWLLFAAAIWHTKSPE, via the coding sequence ATGAATAAAGGTCTATTACTCTTTGCCACTTTTAGTGGTTTTCTGGCCGTAGCACTGGGGGCTTTTGCTGCTCACGGACTTAAAACTATCGCCCCACCAGAGCTGGTGAACATTTTTAAACTCGGGGTCGACTATCAGTTTTATCATACCTTCGGATTGATTGCATTGGCTTTTTCTGCCCATTGGATCCCATCTAAGTTGATCAATTGGGCTGCTTATAGCTTTATTGCTGGGATAATATTTTTTTCAGGTTCGTTATACCTTTATGCTTTTACGGGCGCTAAATGGATTGGTCCAATTACGCCAATCGGAGGATTATGCTTCCTAGTCGGTTGGTTGTTATTTGCCGCGGCAATTTGGCATACAAAATCGCCTGAATAA
- a CDS encoding isocitrate dehydrogenase — MSKRTITVIPGDGIGPSIIDSALKILDKAGCNFEYEFADAGLTALEKHGELVPQRTLDLIEKNRITLKGPLTTPVGEGFTSINVSLRKKFALYANVRPVISFKGTQARYENIDIITVRENTEGMYSGLGQKISDDGQTAEATSIITRQGAEQITTFAYELARKENRKKVTIVHKANIMKSTSGLFLKVAREVSLRYPDITTEEMIVDATCMKLVMNPENFDVIVTTNLFGDILSDLCAGLVGGLGMAPGANIGRDAAIFEAVHGSAPDIAGKNLANPTSVILASIQMLEYLGMSDKAEMIRSAVSAVIEEGDRTTRDLGGTHGTTDFTQAVLDRLV; from the coding sequence ATGTCAAAACGTACAATAACCGTGATCCCAGGTGATGGGATTGGCCCAAGCATTATCGATTCAGCATTAAAAATCCTCGACAAAGCAGGATGTAACTTTGAATATGAATTTGCAGATGCAGGGTTAACGGCGTTAGAAAAGCACGGTGAATTAGTACCACAACGTACTTTAGATCTTATCGAGAAAAACCGGATTACTCTTAAAGGTCCGTTAACCACTCCTGTGGGAGAAGGTTTTACCTCAATTAATGTGAGCTTACGTAAGAAGTTTGCCCTTTATGCCAACGTGCGCCCAGTGATTTCATTTAAAGGCACTCAAGCGCGTTATGAAAACATTGATATTATTACCGTGCGTGAAAACACTGAAGGTATGTACTCAGGTTTAGGACAAAAAATCTCTGATGATGGTCAAACTGCAGAAGCGACGAGTATTATTACCCGTCAAGGCGCAGAACAAATCACCACCTTTGCTTACGAGCTTGCACGTAAAGAAAATCGTAAAAAAGTGACTATCGTTCACAAAGCTAACATCATGAAATCAACCTCAGGTTTATTCTTGAAAGTGGCACGTGAAGTGAGCTTACGTTACCCAGACATTACCACTGAAGAAATGATTGTTGATGCTACTTGCATGAAACTGGTTATGAATCCTGAAAACTTTGATGTTATCGTGACGACAAACCTATTTGGTGACATCTTGTCAGACCTATGTGCAGGTCTAGTGGGCGGTTTAGGCATGGCACCGGGCGCAAATATTGGTCGTGATGCTGCGATTTTTGAAGCGGTACACGGCAGTGCTCCTGATATTGCAGGCAAAAACTTAGCCAATCCTACATCCGTTATTTTAGCCTCGATTCAAATGCTAGAATACCTAGGCATGTCTGATAAAGCTGAAATGATCCGCAGTGCAGTATCGGCAGTGATAGAAGAAGGCGATCGTACGACTCGCGATTTAGGCGGTACTCACGGCACGACCGATTTTACTCAAGCAGTACTGGATCGTTTAGTCTAG
- a CDS encoding alpha/beta fold hydrolase — translation MLAHDSLLQGPKSDTLIVFAHGAGANMHHEYMATMTDKLIAQGYQVYRFNFLYMQANMQDGKRRPPDRAPKLLAHYEQVLQDIKQKIALGQINCQRIILVGKSMGGRMSATLTSTDYQRQQPGLDDVMSKVAAIVCLGYPFIPLKGGKPRLDPIVHNALPMLIVQGERDKFGDVQQVPTWTLGEHTQVCWIGDGDHSLQPRKSSGFTLEGNLNQAIEYIRQFISQLG, via the coding sequence ATGTTGGCCCACGACTCCCTATTACAAGGCCCTAAAAGTGATACTTTGATTGTTTTTGCTCATGGTGCGGGTGCCAATATGCATCATGAGTATATGGCGACGATGACGGATAAGTTAATAGCGCAAGGCTATCAAGTGTATCGATTTAATTTTTTGTATATGCAAGCCAATATGCAAGATGGAAAACGACGTCCGCCTGATAGAGCGCCTAAACTTCTCGCGCACTATGAACAAGTGCTACAGGACATTAAGCAAAAAATCGCCCTTGGTCAGATCAACTGTCAGCGAATCATCCTAGTGGGTAAGTCTATGGGCGGGCGGATGTCAGCGACATTGACCAGTACCGATTATCAACGACAACAGCCCGGACTTGATGATGTCATGAGTAAAGTGGCAGCCATAGTCTGTTTAGGTTACCCGTTTATTCCCCTCAAAGGTGGCAAACCGCGTCTTGATCCTATTGTGCATAATGCTCTACCGATGTTAATTGTGCAGGGTGAGCGAGATAAGTTTGGCGATGTTCAGCAAGTGCCTACATGGACGTTAGGCGAGCATACTCAAGTGTGTTGGATTGGTGATGGTGATCATAGTTTGCAACCGCGAAAATCGTCAGGTTTTACCCTCGAGGGCAATCTTAATCAGGCTATTGAGTACATTCGGCAGTTTATTTCGCAATTAGGCTAA